A stretch of Pseudomonas sp. CCC3.1 DNA encodes these proteins:
- a CDS encoding HlyD family efflux transporter periplasmic adaptor subunit, with product MDNHNQPPPTPERKPGGRKKIPLLAREDESTLPYHDGVDDNTVVRSTRVVWCVFALLAAFGVWAYVFEIDEVSTGSGKVIPTSREQIIQSLEGGIVTALNVSEGDIVKSGQTLAKLDPTKTESNFDESAAKYRASLASVARLQAEVNSKPLAFPEELAAYPALIRAETDLYTTRRKGLEESLAGVRSSLALVRSELDITENLAKVGAASNVEVLRLKRQKAELELKLTQSRSEYMVHAGEELAKANADVETLSSVMRGRSDSVTRLTLKSPVRGIVKGIEVTTIGGIIPPNGRLMQIVPLDEQLLIEARISPRDIAFIHPDQVAKVKITAYDYAIYGGMDGKVVTISPDTIQDEAKPEVFYYRVFIRTDADVLKNKAGKTFSIVPGMIASVDIKTGRKTVLDYLVKPMNRAKEALRER from the coding sequence ATGGATAACCACAATCAACCGCCGCCGACCCCAGAGCGCAAGCCGGGCGGGCGCAAAAAAATCCCGCTGCTGGCCCGTGAAGACGAGAGCACGCTGCCTTATCACGATGGCGTGGACGACAACACCGTGGTGCGTTCGACGCGGGTCGTCTGGTGCGTATTTGCCCTGCTGGCCGCGTTTGGCGTATGGGCTTACGTGTTCGAAATCGATGAGGTTTCGACCGGCAGCGGCAAAGTCATCCCGACCTCACGCGAACAAATCATCCAGTCTCTGGAGGGCGGTATCGTCACCGCGTTGAACGTGAGCGAGGGCGACATCGTCAAGAGCGGGCAAACCCTGGCCAAACTCGACCCGACCAAAACCGAATCGAACTTCGATGAAAGTGCCGCCAAATACCGGGCCTCCCTGGCCAGCGTGGCGCGACTGCAAGCCGAAGTGAACAGCAAGCCGCTGGCCTTTCCTGAAGAACTTGCCGCTTACCCGGCGCTGATCCGGGCCGAAACCGACCTCTACACAACGCGCCGCAAAGGGTTGGAAGAATCCCTGGCGGGCGTGCGCTCCTCTTTGGCACTGGTGCGCAGCGAACTCGACATCACCGAAAACCTGGCAAAAGTCGGTGCGGCGAGCAACGTCGAAGTCCTGCGTCTGAAACGTCAAAAGGCCGAACTGGAACTGAAACTGACCCAGTCGCGTTCCGAATACATGGTGCATGCCGGAGAAGAACTAGCCAAAGCCAACGCCGACGTCGAGACCCTCTCATCCGTCATGCGCGGGCGCTCAGACTCCGTCACCCGCCTGACCTTGAAGTCCCCGGTACGCGGCATTGTCAAAGGCATCGAAGTCACCACCATTGGCGGCATCATCCCGCCCAACGGACGACTCATGCAAATCGTGCCATTAGACGAACAACTCCTCATCGAAGCGCGCATCTCCCCGCGCGACATCGCCTTCATCCACCCGGACCAAGTCGCCAAAGTCAAAATCACCGCCTACGACTACGCCATCTACGGCGGCATGGACGGCAAAGTCGTCACCATCTCCCCCGACACCATCCAGGACGAAGCCAAACCGGAAGTCTTCTACTACCGCGTCTTCATCCGCACCGACGCCGACGTACTCAAAAACAAAGCCGGAAAAACCTTCTCCATCGTCCCCGGCATGATCGCCTCCGTCGACATCAAAACCGGTCGAAAAACAGTACTCGACTACCTCGTCAAACCCATGAACCGAGCAAAAGAAGCACTGCGTGAAAGATAG
- a CDS encoding type I secretion system permease/ATPase, producing MNDAVKLEDDLQEAAHEPLKPSADLDYDVWLDAILRVARHYRLECSAQSVRLAVQWTDGVTVEEVVRQMARQAGLSCVMADFTSSTLMQRQMPLVLQFDDGQVGVLQTLGDGDDVGIAYSGDGGLQSRISRQELIDHARKTLILRPMRAVRDARVDDYIKSYEKNWFTSIVLRDLRPYSYVMLASLVTSVLGLAGVLFSMQVYDRVIPAESMPTLYVLFGGVMLALLFDFIMRITRVRITDMLGKRADMRVSDLVFGHAIRLRNSARPKSTGSFISQLKELEQVRDLITSSTATALADLPFFLLFLVIFWFIAGPLVAVPLVAVVLMVLPGLMSQKKLAHLANLSMRESSLRSAMLVETVQGLDDIKSLQAEQRFQQQWNQYNASCADANLRLRMLTNSLMSWSNTVQGSVFAVVVVCGAPMVMASDMTTGSLVAASILSSRMMAPMSQLTQVLTRWQQAKVALQSLNRIMALPVDHAEGSKRVHLPVVRGDYVLNQAAFQYSEDSSAPALVVADLKIKPGERIAVLGRNGAGKSTLLQALAGMMDLQAGSISLDGVSLPHIDPADVRRDVGLLTQNSRLFHGTLRDNLIMGAPHASDTEILHALALTGAADFVSKFPNGMDHLILEGGLGLSGGQRQSLLLSRLIIRQPHIVLLDEPTASLDEATERALIQNLDKWAAQRTLIIATHRMSVLSLVNRIIVVDNGRIVVDDSKENAIARLSKPARAS from the coding sequence ATGAATGATGCCGTAAAACTCGAAGATGACCTGCAAGAGGCCGCGCACGAGCCCTTGAAACCCTCGGCTGATCTGGATTATGACGTGTGGCTCGACGCCATTTTGAGGGTGGCCCGGCATTACCGGCTGGAGTGCTCGGCACAGAGTGTGCGGCTCGCCGTGCAATGGACAGACGGCGTCACTGTGGAGGAAGTGGTGCGTCAAATGGCTCGCCAGGCCGGCTTAAGTTGTGTGATGGCCGACTTCACCTCGTCGACACTGATGCAACGGCAAATGCCGCTGGTGCTGCAATTCGATGACGGTCAGGTGGGCGTGCTGCAAACCTTGGGCGACGGCGATGACGTGGGCATCGCTTACAGCGGTGATGGCGGGTTGCAAAGCCGTATCTCTCGCCAGGAGCTGATCGATCATGCGCGCAAAACCCTGATTCTTCGCCCGATGCGCGCCGTGCGCGATGCGCGCGTTGACGACTACATCAAGTCGTATGAGAAAAACTGGTTCACAAGCATCGTCCTGCGTGACTTGCGCCCTTATAGCTACGTGATGTTGGCGTCGCTGGTCACCAGCGTGCTGGGGCTGGCCGGGGTGTTGTTCTCCATGCAAGTCTACGACCGGGTGATTCCGGCCGAGTCGATGCCCACTCTGTATGTATTGTTTGGCGGCGTGATGTTGGCGCTGCTGTTTGATTTCATCATGCGCATTACCCGCGTGCGGATTACCGACATGCTCGGCAAACGTGCCGACATGCGCGTCTCCGACCTGGTGTTCGGGCACGCGATTCGCCTGCGTAACAGCGCACGCCCCAAGTCCACCGGGTCGTTTATTTCACAGCTCAAAGAGCTTGAACAAGTGCGCGACCTCATTACCTCCAGCACGGCGACGGCCTTGGCTGACTTGCCATTTTTTCTGCTGTTTCTGGTGATTTTCTGGTTTATCGCGGGGCCTTTGGTGGCCGTGCCGCTGGTCGCTGTGGTGTTGATGGTGTTGCCGGGCCTGATGTCGCAAAAAAAGCTGGCCCACCTGGCGAACCTGTCGATGCGTGAAAGCTCGTTGCGCAGTGCCATGCTGGTCGAAACCGTGCAGGGGCTGGATGACATCAAGTCGCTGCAAGCCGAGCAGCGCTTTCAGCAACAGTGGAACCAATACAACGCGAGCTGCGCCGATGCCAACTTGCGCTTGCGCATGCTCACCAACTCGCTGATGTCGTGGAGCAACACAGTGCAAGGCTCGGTGTTTGCGGTGGTTGTGGTGTGCGGCGCGCCGATGGTGATGGCCAGCGACATGACCACCGGTAGTCTGGTGGCGGCCTCGATCTTGTCCTCGCGCATGATGGCGCCCATGTCGCAGCTCACCCAAGTGTTGACCCGCTGGCAGCAGGCCAAAGTGGCGCTGCAAAGCCTGAACCGGATCATGGCATTGCCGGTCGACCATGCCGAAGGCAGCAAACGTGTGCACTTGCCGGTCGTGCGCGGCGATTACGTGCTCAATCAGGCGGCCTTTCAGTATTCCGAAGATTCCAGCGCCCCGGCGTTGGTAGTGGCCGACCTGAAAATCAAACCGGGTGAACGCATCGCCGTGCTCGGGCGCAATGGCGCGGGCAAATCGACTTTGCTCCAGGCCCTGGCGGGGATGATGGACCTGCAAGCGGGCAGCATCAGTCTGGACGGCGTTTCGCTGCCGCACATCGACCCGGCAGACGTTCGTCGGGACGTTGGACTGCTGACCCAGAACTCCCGTTTGTTTCACGGCACCCTGCGCGACAACCTGATCATGGGCGCCCCGCACGCCTCTGACACCGAAATCCTGCACGCGCTGGCGCTCACCGGCGCTGCGGATTTTGTCAGCAAATTTCCCAACGGGATGGACCACTTGATCCTTGAAGGCGGCCTCGGGCTGTCGGGGGGGCAGCGTCAATCGTTGTTGCTGTCGCGCCTGATCATTCGCCAGCCGCATATCGTGCTGCTGGACGAACCCACGGCCTCGTTGGACGAAGCCACCGAGCGTGCCTTGATCCAGAACCTCGACAAATGGGCCGCCCAGCGCACGCTGATCATCGCGACCCACCGGATGAGCGTCTTGAGCCTGGTCAACCGGATCATTGTTGTCGACAACGGCCGGATCGTGGTCGACGACAGCAAGGAAAACGCAATTGCTCGGCTATCCAAGCCTGCGCGAGCGTCTTAA
- a CDS encoding TolC family outer membrane protein: MVLAVAVSAPSIEKVMAAVFSDDAERVDIISSNDLGKHLPGGPMGVSAPVAPQHVIPNAIDMTRAIQLAVEWHPAISEAIGKLYQQNQNVIIARSGYYPQISGGLSSGYDSGLTGNGESQSFSLSMSQMLYDFGKVSSSVDSALARVSASQAGILLSIDQVTRETSFTVIELQRSQRLVALAHDQVEGVSSIAGLAKKRSEMGASTRSDLIQARARVEAAVATQLQYMAQFDRWRSALSSLLGAQSSVSVTPGFPQSLEHACQGAVPDQAITPSLLIAQAQQVDALAQIAQARAEALPTLSLDPSVTHYLDNNDSNVEGGRDRMRYGVFVNMKMPIYQGGAINARKSAAEQALRTAQAANDAARLSVRQGLLEARDQISSLTQRLSTLDFRERSISETRDLYRQQYLELGTRPLLDLLNAEQEIHQARMDRENTASDLRRLNIDCLYNTGGLRTAFHIENSAIQGVEIRP; encoded by the coding sequence ATGGTTTTGGCTGTTGCAGTCAGCGCGCCATCGATTGAGAAGGTTATGGCCGCCGTATTTTCAGACGACGCCGAACGCGTCGATATCATCAGCTCAAATGATTTGGGCAAGCATTTACCCGGTGGGCCAATGGGCGTCAGCGCCCCGGTTGCACCGCAGCATGTGATACCGAATGCCATCGACATGACACGGGCTATTCAGTTAGCCGTGGAGTGGCACCCAGCCATCTCCGAGGCCATCGGTAAGCTTTATCAGCAAAACCAGAACGTGATCATTGCCCGCTCCGGTTATTACCCGCAGATCAGCGGCGGGCTCAGTTCGGGCTACGACAGTGGCCTGACCGGCAATGGCGAAAGCCAGTCCTTCAGTTTGTCGATGTCGCAGATGCTGTATGACTTCGGCAAGGTGTCCAGCTCAGTAGACAGCGCCCTGGCACGCGTCAGCGCCAGCCAGGCGGGGATTTTGCTGTCGATTGATCAAGTCACGCGCGAAACCTCATTCACAGTGATCGAGTTGCAACGCTCGCAACGTTTGGTTGCCTTGGCTCACGATCAGGTCGAAGGGGTGTCGTCCATTGCGGGGCTTGCGAAAAAACGCAGTGAAATGGGCGCCAGCACCCGTTCCGATTTGATCCAGGCACGGGCACGGGTCGAGGCCGCAGTGGCCACGCAATTGCAATACATGGCGCAATTCGATCGCTGGCGCAGTGCACTGAGCAGTCTGCTTGGCGCGCAATCGTCGGTGAGCGTCACTCCCGGTTTTCCCCAGAGCCTTGAGCATGCCTGTCAGGGCGCGGTCCCGGATCAGGCCATTACCCCGTCGTTGCTGATTGCTCAGGCGCAACAAGTCGATGCGCTGGCACAGATTGCTCAGGCGCGGGCCGAAGCGTTACCGACGTTGTCGCTGGATCCCTCGGTGACGCACTACCTGGACAACAACGACAGCAACGTTGAGGGCGGACGCGACCGGATGCGTTACGGGGTGTTCGTCAATATGAAAATGCCGATCTATCAGGGGGGCGCAATCAACGCCCGTAAATCGGCCGCCGAACAGGCGCTGCGCACGGCGCAAGCCGCCAATGACGCCGCTCGCCTCTCTGTGCGCCAGGGCCTGCTGGAAGCCCGCGACCAGATATCGAGCCTTACGCAGCGCCTGTCCACCCTGGACTTTCGTGAGCGCAGCATCTCCGAAACCCGTGATTTATACCGACAGCAGTACCTCGAACTGGGCACGCGACCTTTGCTCGACTTGCTCAATGCCGAGCAAGAAATTCATCAGGCGCGCATGGACCGGGAAAACACCGCCTCGGACCTGCGTCGCCTGAACATCGACTGCCTCTACAACACCGGCGGATTGCGCACAGCTTTCCACATTGAAAACAGTGCCATACAAGGTGTGGAGATTCGGCCATGA